One segment of uncultured Tolumonas sp. DNA contains the following:
- a CDS encoding DedA family protein produces the protein MDILISIFSDYGYVAVFVMLLLCGFGLPIPEDITLVAGGIIAGLGYADVHTMFAVCMAGVLIGDGTMFTLGHTFGQRILAFAPIRRIVTPHRFAQVQEKFVKYGNWVLFVARFLPGLRSPIFIVAGMSRRISIWQFIIMDGLAACISVPVWVYLGDYGAYNRDWLLHMVKRGQTGIYSLLALGILILVVMVLRHRRSKQ, from the coding sequence ATGGACATTCTAATTTCCATTTTCTCTGATTATGGCTATGTCGCCGTTTTCGTTATGCTGTTGCTTTGTGGTTTTGGCCTACCGATCCCTGAAGATATCACACTGGTTGCAGGCGGAATAATTGCCGGTTTAGGTTATGCAGATGTGCATACTATGTTTGCCGTATGCATGGCTGGGGTACTGATTGGCGATGGTACTATGTTTACCTTGGGGCATACTTTTGGTCAGCGCATACTGGCTTTTGCACCGATCAGACGTATTGTGACGCCACACCGCTTTGCTCAGGTGCAGGAAAAATTCGTTAAATATGGTAACTGGGTACTTTTTGTGGCTCGTTTCTTACCTGGTTTACGTTCGCCAATTTTTATCGTTGCAGGTATGAGTCGCCGCATTTCCATTTGGCAATTTATAATAATGGATGGCCTTGCCGCTTGTATTTCTGTACCCGTCTGGGTTTATCTCGGTGACTATGGTGCGTATAACCGCGATTGGCTGCTGCATATGGTTAAACGCGGCCAAACCGGTATCTACTCACTACTGGCCTTGGGAATATTGATACTGGTTGTTATGGTTTTACGCCACAGACGCAGTAAACAATAA